In the genome of Bacillus thuringiensis, the window TTATATCCTTCAAATGTTAATAAATCGAATGTCTTATGTTGGCGATGAGAAGTTACCTTCACCGGAAGGTAGTCTGTGTCTTTCTCATTCGATATGTATAGCGTGTTTCCTACTTTATATCGCTCTTCTGGAAAATCAGTACGAGAAATAACACGGATTTCTCCTCTTACGCCATGAGTATTTACAATTTTCCCTACGTTAAACCATTTTGTCATAAATAGTATGTCACCCCTGGTTTCTATATAAATTAAGCATCTCCATTTCATAGATGGAACATGCAATCTCTATTTAAATGTTAAAAAAGGGAGAGGAATAACTCCTCGCCCTTTTTACGTTTATTGAATTTCCAGTGTTACTTTTTCATCATTATGATGTCCCACTGAATACAAGAGCATTCGAATCGCTTTCGCAACTCTCCCTTGCTTTCCAATGACTTTTCCAACATCCTCAGGATGTACAGTTAATCGATACTTTATCTCTCCGTTGTAAAGTTCCTGTGTAACTTTTACATCTTCAGGATGATCGACAAGAGGCTTGACAATCGTCTCGACTAACTTCTTCATAGTCATTGCCTCAATTACTTACCTTGTTTAGATAAGTGGAATTTCTCCATGATACCTTGGTTAGAGAATAAGTTACGAACTGTATCAGATGGTTTAGCACCATTTCCTAACCATTTTAAT includes:
- a CDS encoding KH domain-containing protein, yielding MKKLVETIVKPLVDHPEDVKVTQELYNGEIKYRLTVHPEDVGKVIGKQGRVAKAIRMLLYSVGHHNDEKVTLEIQ